Genomic window (Daucus carota subsp. sativus chromosome 5, DH1 v3.0, whole genome shotgun sequence):
taaaaaatcttcGAATCACTGCGGGTATCCCCGAATCCCGATCGGGCCGGAGATGGGGATCGAAAAATAATCCCCGAtggggatcgggccggggatggggattGGGCTaggattcggggatcggggccggTTATAGCGATCCCCGACCCGAAGTGACCCGATGCCCATCCCTAATATGGATCGCTCGGAAGATCTTTGATTtaatcagaatttttaaattctatgtgACAAATGATCAAGAAACATATCAGctaattatttttagtatgttatttgtttttcaacctAGTTTTATCATCAGTTGGAGTTTATCCCAACAATATTATGTTTTGataaatgaaattattttaatctcatgtcaaaaaaatgtataaacatGTATATGAGATCTATGTTGCACGGGGACGCCAGAGTGGTAGAGTACCGTCGTCTGGGGACATCTCGGGGACGGGGACGCCTCTGGGACGGCTGGGGCCTGGGGGACGTCCCTAGAAGGCAAGGGACAGTCAAGTGATGTCGTGGACGTTTCCAGTgatatatttatcaaaataccCGTATCCCAACATAAAATCACAAATCCTAAACTCTTATGTACAACCGCCTCGCTATTATATACATAGAGACATATACATGAATACACTCACCCTTTCATCTCTATCTCCCTCTCACATTATCAATGGAATTTGATTATGGAAGCAGCGGTACGGGGTCTAGTAGTGGAAGTGGAATTGCGACGACTACTGCGGATGACCGGAAGTTCGAAAATCAACCCGCTCTGTGGGATTATGTTAAAAAGCTGGAGAAAATAGGGGAATTTGCGGGACATGGAGTTACCGGTGCCATTTTTGTGGTcaaattcacacacacacacacacacacatatagggtagcactccgtagcataccctcttatatggagttacgtagcacaccattatacatatatatataatatatattctattatattttttatgaaatataattgcaaattttgattattaaaccgaaaacgaagttatacaatttttttattccaaagatcatctaaaattatggaatatctcaacatgattctataacagaataataatcatccagaattattctgttgtaaaatcagtttcgaaaatatacttttttaaatcaaattttaagtgttaaattacttaaaataggtttattttatagtattttatattaaaatcacgttttatatgtattctataacagaatttataataaaattgatgatttatagtggcgcactatgtaactccatataaggattCCCTCTCtagaatgttggcctatatatatatatatatatatatatatatatatatatatatatatatatatatatatatatagggggcttCTCCTTGGGGATCCTTTTATTTGGTAACCTAGTAACTCATTCTAGAGCCGTTGATTTACATAAGTATGTACGGTTGAGATTAAACAGGGAGCAAGTAAAAAACAAGCGGCAGAAAATTAGGAAGGGCAGAGAGGGaataaattaatacaaaaaGAAACGCGCCCAAAACCTCCTTGCCCACGTCTTTTACAGAACAGCTCTGAAGTTTTGATAACCCAACAATTCTATTCAAGCTTAGCGATTATGATCAGCATCTATATAATAGTAGTAACTGACGAACATCGTCGAATTTAAATCTAGTTTGGGGCTGGGTTACAGTACAAAGCTTCGTACTCATTATGAATCAAGGTTAGAACATATTATATTTCCAACTTGAATTCCACATTTTCAATTACATAACTCTGTTCTGTATTTTCTGTAAGTGTGTATGTGGTTATGCTATCAGTGTGTTCTGTATGTGTAAGTGGTTATGCTATCAGTGTGTTCTGTAATTTTTATAAGTGTGTTTTTATGTTATCTCTGTGTTCTGTAATCTGTGTTCtgtattgatatatgaattttgatattatttattattatgtggtTATGGTATCATTGTGTTCTGTAATTTCTATAAGTGTGTTTTCGGTTATGTTACATGTGTGTTCcgtattcatatatattttgatattattccTTATGACTAGTATATACAGCTAGTGTTATGTGCTTATCATGTTTGTTCCTCTTTCTGTGGTATATGATTTTGAGAGCTGGTGTAACTTTATTTGGTGTTAAATCAGGTAGTCGGATCAGTAGTCGTTTAAAATTACCCAAATGTAAGAATTCAGTGCAAGATGTTGTAGAGTTAAGTTCTAACTCGGTAGCCGGTGAGAAAGATAAGGAAAGGAATGAGTATTGGAATGATGCCGGTGCAGAATTTCAGAATCCAATTATGATCAGTGGAACAACGTCCTCAAATCTTCGACGCAAAAAGTGCAGAGGTtgggataaaaaaatttattcatcaGTTCTTTTTATAGAAAGTTACAATAATGCTacagttttaataaaatttggcAGGCAAGGATAAATTCCGAAGTAGTTCCAATTTGAAGAATAAGAAAGTCACTATCTTTGGAAAGAAGAGCACACCATTCTTGAAGCGGCGTTTATTCCATCTTAAAACCAAAAGGAAGGTCATTGTAGGTGATTCCATCGAGAAAGGTGACATTCTGGATGAAGTAAAGTGTGGACAAGGGAACTACATGAAACGAAAAGTATCAGAAGAGCATTTAATATcatgtttcaaaaaaagaagatCAGTTTCGCCACAGGTATCTATGTGTCTGTTATTATGTCTTTAGTCTTATTTTTAATCGGTTCttaattaacatatattatatctaGTATCGATGAAAGcttgtttacaaatattaaatgaGTGTCATTCACAAAGTAATGTTATGTATATGGTTATTGACTTTTTGGTAATGTTTTCTTGCATGTATCCGTAAATGTAAAGAAAAATAGTAGAAAGGAACAAGTTTCTACTAAAAGACGTAACTTGGCAGCAGAAATTGGAACAAAAAGGCTTGAAACTAAGCAGACCTATAATCGATATATTCAGAAAAAGTTCTCGCCCAAGATATTTTGGAAGATGATAACGCAACTATCTGAAGAACAGATTTCATGGGTTAATGAAACAGGTTTTGGTCATGTATTGGGGATGAAAATGAAAAGTTATGCTCATAAATTGGGCTATATTGTAGTTGAATCATTTAACCGTTCTGAGTGCGCAATAGTGTTGGACCAAGGTTCTATTGTACTTACCGATGATGTGGTGAACAGAGTACTTGGTTTACCCAAAGGAGATGATCCTGTTGAAATAAAAGAATGTAAGAACTTATTACTGGCTTGGGTTAGTCAGTTCCCCAAACGGTCGCACTTCAATGTAACAGCAAGTCTCATTGtgaaaaaaattagaagtaGTGAAAAGGCAACATACTTGTTCAAGTTGAATTTTCTTGTGTTGCTGTCAAACTTTCTAGTGGAGTCAAACCACAATGGGTATGTTAAAACTGAGATACTTGGATTTTGTGGGGAAATAGACAAGTGTTACAAGTACAACTGGTGCGGATTTGTTATTAACAAGTTATTATCAACACATGAGTTTTGGGATGACAACCGTAGTGGACGCCACTTCACAGGATCCTTGCCTTTGTTAACGGTGAGctagtttaatttattttattcataatattcATCAATGAAGTCGCCTAACTTATCATGCAGTACTTGTATGTGGATTGTGTGCGTAATACAAGAACTGCACATGTGAAGAGGACAAGACCAGCATACATTGCATGGACCAATGAGATGGTAAAGGCTGAAGAGaaatatattattgaaaatGATTCTTATGGCGAAGGACAAATCCTTGTATGGGGTGAAGACGACGATGACGAGGTATAATGTTTTTAGAAATGTATAAAATACCTTTTTCTGCATTCCTGTTATGTAAGGAGGTTATAGGTGACCAGGTAAGAATGTTATATACCATGTGTTCCGTACTTACAACACAGAATCTTGTATAACAGTTTACAGAACACACTTGGTAAATGTGTTCTGTACTCACAAATACAGAGCATTGGCCCCATGTTTGTCACACAGCACAATAAGTCAGTACTTGTTCTGTTAACTTATTATTGAAAAATGGCATTTGTTCAACTATGCTAGGTCTCAGCTCTACTAAGAGATTCTTTTAAAGAAATAGATAAAGAAAAATCAGAATATGATGCGGgggaaaaaaaagagaattaCGAAAAACAAATCCAGAACTTGGATGGACATGAAAGAGTTTTTGTGGATCGTGGACACGTTGAAGATTATATGTATGATGGACAGATTAGTTATGATGCCAGAGCAGAGAAATTTCACAAAGGCAATGAAAATTCATTTTCAGAACATGTGAGTGCAGTATTCTAATTTAATAGTTTGAATACATAGATGTTATTTgtgttttgaattttatatactAATATTGTAAATCAGTTtacacaaataataataataatatatataaaaattgtaacAAACTATGTCCAAATTAATCTATACGAAAGGTAGGTGTGAATGATCTGTTCCATGTTACAGAACACACTGAACTTATAGCACAGAACAGTACACTTGTGATGttatgattttcttttgaatttcaGAACTCAGAAAAGGATACAATGTCCATTGTGGAAAGTGTTGGACATGTTGTAGATGACATAGGTGAACATATTGTTGTTGCTGCTAGGGAAGAAAACACTCAGGTACAAGGCAATGAAATTGTAAGAccattatatataatactataagataattatattttgatgtTGTGCTAAAAATATGTTAAttctttataatttgttttagacACATGTTTATGATAAGGACAAACATGAATCAGAGCATTCTTTACTAGATGAGAACTTGGATGAATTGTTGGATGACAAGGTTAGAAACTcatatttagttatttttattaaGTGTGTTTCGTATCCTATGAAGAATGTGCAACCTAGTGAATGTTTAACATGATTATTGTTTTTGATGTAACAGAAATTCATGAATAGATTCAATACTAAGCTTAATGAATTGGAAGCACTCTGTAAGGATGCTATTGCTGAATATGTATCAGCTGTGGCCATGTATTCAGATCACCCGGGCACACTTAAAATGAAGGAAAAGCTTTCAGATATATTTAAGACACAGTTCAATATGTTTGAGCATACTACAAATATATTGCTAACACCTGCTAGGAATAAGCAGCCAAGATCATCTAAAGATGTGTTGGAGCTGACACCTTGGACAACACAAATTGTCGAAGAGCTCGATGAGATGGGAAGAAGTGTGTCACATGAGTATGTCAAACTATCTGATGTGTTGGATGTGAATAATACAAAATCTGAGGAGTTTCCCAGTTTCAGCTTGAATTTAACACCTACTCAAGATGTACTACAAGAAGATAAAAAAATTGAGGCCAAAGCATCTGCTGTCGACAAAAACCCTGAAAATATGATGTTGAGTAGGCCGTGCCGCATAAGGAGACTAGCACCCGCTATTAAATCACCATATGTTATTCGTGTTAAACCTATAAAAGCTGGTGGTATTAATAGTGAGGAGAACGTATTGTGGGAATGGTTATTTAGCAGCAGAAGAAGCTTGAAGTAAGAAATTTGATAACTTTATCCTTAATTTTGGTTTATAATAATGTGACTATCACTTTCTGGACAAGTACTAATTTGTAATAATTGTCTTCCATATTATGAAACAGCGAGAAACTCTTCCAATGGAAAAGAACTGGATGCAGTAAAGAGCAATTGCAGACTTTAATGGTTGGTCAGTGGGTAGAAGGGAATGTGATTGATACATGGACACATATCTTGAATGAAAGAGAGAAGTACAGAGCCGCGACTTCACCACTTAGATTGTTCTGTACAATAGATACTACGGTATGCATAAAAATTCTTGCAAAATATTATACTCTCATAATGGTACTTCATTAATTATTGCCAAAAAATTGCAGCTTGGAGCTTTAACAGATAACATGACACTTTTAGATAGATGTGTGATACTTGCTGACAACATGGAAGTAGCGTTAGAGAGAGCAAATATGCTGCATAATAGGACGTACCAAGAAACTGATTTCGACATGGTTTGTCATTTTATGCATATTTTTGTGGCAtgtttttttgattaattaaacttctaactttattttttgatattattaaatTCTTCATCAATCAAAAGACCAATCAGCAGTACCTTATAATCGCTGTAATTTGCAGTTTCTGTTTCCAATCCATAAGAATGGACATCATTATGTTATTTCCTTCAATCTTAAGTATCCAGCAATGGAGATAATTGACAATATACAGAGTTCTGAAGACATTGAAACAAGATATGGATCACTACCATATACTTTGGTAAGGTTTTTAATAATGTCTTACTTGTTGTCTCTTCGGTAAACGTGGGTACTTATTTCTGATTTTGTGTTTGGAAAACAGCATGAGCTGTTTGTGCTTTGGTTAAAGGCATATAAAGGATCCAAATGGGAACTTATAGAAAAGTTAGATCCAGTGATGGTTGAAATGGCTTGGCAAACGAATGCCAATTCTGTAGATTGTGGAATATTTGTAATGCGACACATGGAGTCCTTCATGGGACAACCTTGGAATGGATGGCGCACTGGCCTGGATATTGAATCAGTAAGAAATAAAAAGATACAAATAATGTATATGAGTACATGGATGAGgttattttgacttttgagtAATGGTTTCACAAAGTctgaattattttttgtttgaagGTGAAACAAAGAGGTCAACTTGAAGATCTACGGAAAATGTACTGTCATGACATCTTAACGAATGCTCTCAATGAAAAGCGAGATAAGGTAATTAAGAAGGCACAAGAGTATTTAACATCACAGAAGAAGAAAGGAATGTTCAATGCAACAAGACGATGGAAAAACGGAGGCATGAAGTCTAGTGCGGGAAGAAAAAAGAAGTAGATCAgaatttgtttgaattttgtacTGTAGTAAACAAGATCACAGATAATGTGTTAGGAAACATTTGGATGTTGTGGATTTGTGAACCTTTTCAAATTTGGTTTTTATGTAAGACTTTGGCTTATGATTTCTGAGCTTCATTTTTTAGCTTTTTGTTCCCGGCATCCATTTGCATTATGTTCTATGAAATGTGGTCATTATTTCATCAGTTATTAACGAACTAATATTTCTAAGTCTAACATCAAAGTACAGGGAGTATTATCCTGATGTACtatcttaatataaaaatttatagtattgtttaactccagaattttaaaaaaataaattcagaaTCAAATATGagctatttttttaaatatcctaAAAATATAAGTGTTAAAATTAACTATCATTAcgtaatttcatattttataaaaaaatattaggatCGGTTACAAAAAAAgcgttatatataatatgtccTGTAAATTATGGTACAgggaaaaatttaattttttaagaaaaaaaatagattatGATTTATGTTCAgaaaaaattgtatttaaaggcattattaaaacttttaatttttttaattattttaatatatttaggaGCAAATAGAATTATCCAGTATTGATGTAATATCTTGATATAATAAATTACCAGTcttttttcatttgaaaatttaaattaatatattcagGAGTAAATAAAAgctattttttaaaacatttaaaattataagtgTCAAAATTAACTATCATGACGTAATAtcatattttacaaatttaatattaggACCGGTTATGAACATCGTGATGCATATATTATGTCCTGTAAAATTATGGTATAGGgaataatataatttctgaAAAAGATAGATTCTGCCTTATGTTCTAAAAAATTGTGCCctagttattaaattttttaataatagtaaatatattaataaatattatatgatagtAAGTTGTATACAATGTATTAGTGAATATAAATTTAcagtatataattaaaatctaagAATAGATAgcttcatattaaaaaaattccaatttaaataatatagtaTCAAATTCTATCTTCATATATAACATAACATGTTCAAAAGAGTGAAAATATTTTGTAAGTACAAGTAACAGAAAGGTCACATAACGGTTCATTTGACGAAATCTgcatttgatatttaaaacCAGCTTTTTAAGTGGCTGACATAGCAATTATTAATGATATAGTCTCGAAAATTGTATCTCGGTAACATATGTGATGAACATTTCACACAAAGTTAAAAAACGACGTATGAGTTCTAAAAGAGTGTTATGAAGTAAAAGACCAAGTTGCAACATACATTACATTTTCTGTCTGTGCTTCCGAGATTGAAGAAGAATCTGTAACCATGAAGAAAATTGGGAGAAAAGGTAATACACTGTAATTAgctaatttttttaagtatatttGCTTCTTGTTATATGGATGGGCTCAGTTGATTTCTGAATTGCAGATTGTTGTGAAGAAGGAAGAGAGTCTGGTGGAAATGGGAGCCACATGCAACAAGGACGAAAATCCACAAAAGTTTTACAGAACCCGGTAAGACATCACTAGCGTACATACATTACGATTCCTGTTGTGTAGATTTTGAAATCCTTTTTTTAAAGTATTTGTGTTTGCACATAGATGGAGAATAGCCCTTTTTTGgtctgttttgatttttttatcttGTGGGCAAAGGAGTATAACAAATTCAGATCAATTGTCTACTATGGAAAGACCCCCTTTTGTCTAGTAGGGGAAAAACCCTAAATATTAAGTATAAGGATTGATAGACTTTGGGTCGACCTTGGTTCTCCCTCCAGACTACAATTACAAAAAGTGAAAATGGAGTCCGAAATCAGGTATAGACATGTAACTAAAACAAGCTTAGTTGCATGTATGTCTTTATGTATTCTTAAGCACGTGAATTGTGGTTCAAGAATTCCAGTGGTACACTGGTACTTAGACCAACCGGAATAAGTTAGCGTTTTGATGATAAATTAAAGAAACAGGTTGCTCGGAATAAGCGTAGTATATTGACATTATATATGACTATGCAAATTGTTCAGTTTTGTGTTCTGTAATTGTCCTGTACCATCTGTGTTCTGTACCATCTGCGTTCTGTATTTGTGTTGTGCCATCTGTGTTCTGTATTTGTTTTTAAAGTAACAGGTTTGCTTACATTTTGTAAACTAGTTTTTCTGTAGCACAACGTCAAAGCATGATTGATGATGAGACAAGATTGGTACAAtttatatgtgtttatataaatCATTGTTTTACTAATATAGGTGTACTTTGTAACTGACTTTAAAGCACTTATTCTGCACCTTCTACGTTCTGTATTGATTTCACATTTGGTTTTTAATATTGTTCAGTACTTTGTCAATGTGTTCTGTAGGTGTCACATTATGTAAAACATTCTATAATGCTcggtaaaatattatttgtcaaCTCTTTAGAAGTAATATGTAATGCTTGCACCAGAAACATAGATTTGAAACCTATAACTCCCTGCACAGGGTTGATAACGATATATTAGAATTGCTCAGATTTGATTgaatttaattgaattttttgGGCCATCAATATATCCTATTTGAAGTTTGTATATTAATTACTTACACCCAATCACATCAgacgagatgtttataataatattatgtacTTGCTTTTCTAACCAAATGACAGGTACATGGTATTCATTATGAGTTGCTTAGCTATTCCTTAATTTATAGAAACATATATTTGTGTTAAATGTAGTAATCCAATGTCTATGTTACAGGATAACATTGGAAGAGGAAATGAAGAACACAACGTGATTGGGATGCCAAAAGGACATGAAAAAAATGAGAGAAAGAGAAAAGCTCCTGATGTGCCGCGGTCGAGTGATGATACAAGTGACGAGAATATGGATGACAATGATATTAGTAATGAGGGGAGAGATTCCAAACGTAAGAAACAGAACTACCATCACTACATTCAAAAGAAAATGACTCCCGAGCTATTTACAGACCTCATAGAATCATTATCTGATGCTCAGAAAGGTTGGATAAAGGAAACAGGTTTTGGAAAGCTGCTTGATTTCCGCATGACAAAGTATGCTCATTGGCTTGGATATGACATAGTTGACTCTTTCGATGGAGAAACTTGTTCACTGAAACTTAAGAAAGGATCCATATTAATTTCAGATACAGTGGTTAATAAGGTTCTGGGATTACCAAGGGgaccaaataaaattatctttGAACCATCAAGTAAAGTGAACGGTACATGGGCTAAACAGTTCAGACCAGCAAGTGCAGGACATATTTATCCTTGGATGATAGTTGACAAGATTAAAGATTGTGCACGAGTTACAAAACTCtttaaattgaattttcttGTTCTAATGTCAAATTTTCTGATTGAATCCAATCAGAATTCATTTGTGAAACGCGAGATTCTTGGTTTTAAAGGTGATCTGGATGCATGTTCACAGTATAATTGGTGTGCTCTTGTAGTTGAGAAATTAGTTTCGACACACAAATTCTGGGCAGAGAGAAAGAGTACTAGATTTTTTGCTGGATCATTAGCCTTTCTCACAGTAAGttattttaattcattaaaatgctTTAAAGCTTAGTCCTTAACTTGTATGGCCTTATAATTGTCTTTTTTGGTAGTATTTATATGTTGACAGGGTTAAAAGCAGAGTGAATACTACTGTTGTGCGGACCATACCCGCTTATATACCTTGGTCAGACACACTTATTGGCTATGAGGAGAAACAAACTAGGCGTGACAATATGTTTGGAGAAGGAGAAATATTGCCTTGGACAGATGATGATGCTGAGAATGAGGTACATATTTGATTAACAACTTGTGGCTATGAGAACATATGGTCtattaattgttttattaattgttttaatataataatgagcCTAGTTTAAAGTTCTGAATGCTGGAATTAAGCAATAATAAACTCCTATGcacatattataaatttacatgacacatattatattctatttacagaacataagtttataaataaatagtttaGTTTAAAAATGATGTTTACTAAAATTTCTTATCACAGAATGATGAAGCAATTCATGCAAACAGTGGTAAGACAATCATTGAAAATCGGGATGTGGACGGGAAAGAAGTTACTATAAGGAGTAGTGCAGATGAGAGACTTTGTATAAATAAGGCTAGAGAGGAACAAACATCAAAGCACATGGAAAGTAATGTAAGTTATATAGATATATGTGCAGAGTATTGTGAGGTTTTTTATTAATTACTAAACAAATTTCCCATAATTTTTATGTACAGTTATGACAtgtaatccattaaaatctgtaATTTGTTTCAGAAAACATATATTGTTCAAATCTATATTAGAAACTCCAGTGATCTACTAAAAATTAACCACAAATATATAAAGCTTTGTTGACAAGATAATATAACGTGCTGCATATAATATAATGTTGAGTTAAACAATCCTTTTCCAGTAACTTATGTAATACAAACGATGTTCTGTAAGTTATGTTCTGTAAAAAAAAGggatatatctatatataccTGATATTAATACACATGTGTATTTTATGATTGTTATACACTACTAATGTGAATAGTGTAAAAAACATCCTACATAATTTTTGCAGGGAGATGAACCAAGTGATGAGAACAACATGATGGCTGAGCCAGAGGATAAGGAATTAGATGAGATGGTAATTGTTGGTGTTTATTGATATTGTGTCTTGTATCGCAGTGTACCTATAGTAAAGTTTAGctgatgtattttatttttaaggtaTGCATGGCGACGCTAGATAGGAAGATAGACCAGTTGGGGAGAAGGTACAGGGGTATTGTAGCTGGTATCACAGCTGCAATGGAGAAGTACCCCGACAATCCGAACATTGCAGAATTAAAGGTGAAGCTTTGGAAGGCAATGACAACCATATAAAGCTGtctatcaaaaaattaattaaaaaggcAGAAATGTAATAGTTGTTATTTAGTGGTGCTTATGACAATTCTGTTAATTCGTGCTTGTGATAACAGGAGTGAAAGAACACTTCTTGATGTTTCGATATTCGGATATCAACTAGTTTTTGCATGATTGAGAAATTTTTAACGTTTACATATGCTAGTTACTAGTTATGTTAAGTAGATAAACTCTTGAAGAATTTGTTTAGAAATACAGGGTACAAATCCTAAAAAAATTACTTAGAAATACTGAATTGATACTACAATAAAGAAAATCAAATTACTTAGAAAGTGGACAACTGCGAGCATTATGTCCATCTTTTTTATTACAAATGCTGCATGTTCGACGCTTGTCTGGTTTTTCATTGATAGCAATCTCCTTACCACTCCGCAATCTCTTACGAGTACCTTTGTTCCGACTAATGTTTGGATTTTGGACAACAACAGATTCGCGCAGATTAATATCATAAAGTCGATCAACATCATTGGTCAGGGGTTGTTCTCGTAACTCATACTCTGAACCTTGTACATCAGCCTTCAATTTTCTCACACGTCCATGCATGTCATCAACTTTTACCTCATCAAAACCAACATAGTTCATGCAACTTTGGAAGTCAAACCACATTTCACTGAATTTTGCTTTAATACGGTGAACCTTTGAACATTGATTCTTTAATTCAGGAGGAACCAAACCATTGTCGATATTGTCAGCATTTCTCATCCAACGTTGTAGAACAAATTGACGAGGAATTAATGTAGCTTCACAGTTGTGTAGTGCTGCAAAAGCATGTCTACACAAAAATCCTGTTCTCGCAAAAAACTTACAAGAACAATCGACGTTGTTATCTAACAACCGAACTGATACCTGAGAGACAATCCATGAAAAAAGCAACATTTAGTAACAAATGTAACCATAACATGACAAGCTCGTATTATGGTTTGTAATTGAAGCAACTACAGAATCTTCTATACCACTTTACAGAACACATTGGCAATTGTGTTCTGTACTCACTATACAGCACATTGGCCCATGTTTGTGACACAGCAAAGTAAgtcaatatttgttattttaattttttatcaaaaacaagGGCATTCCTTCAACTATGCTAGGTTTCAGCTGTACTAAGAGATTCTTTTAAAGAAATAAATGAAGAAAAATCAGAATATGATGCGGGAAAAAAAAGAGAACTACGTAAAACAAATTCATAACTCGATGAGCTATTATAGATCGTGAACACGTTGTAGATGATATGTATGAGGGACAGATTAGTAATGATGCCAGAGAAGAGAACATTCATAAGTTTGTAATTAAAACTACCTTACCTCAAAAAAGCAATCTTTCATAAGTTTGTCCTTGACCTTTAGATGCTTTATTCCTTGAACTGTGGACATTTCCTCGATCTTTGTGAAATGAATTGCATTCAAAATTTCTTCACGAACAAAGTTGTACAAGCTACGAGTGTAAAGTTGTGCAGcatctttttcaatttttagagGGGTGTGAGTTATAGGTATTAACTCTGAAGCTGTATTGTTCTTTGAGTTGATATACCTTTGCTTCTCAATGGCACTCTCA
Coding sequences:
- the LOC108221347 gene encoding uncharacterized protein LOC108221347, which codes for MQYLYVDCVRNTRTAHVKRTRPAYIAWTNEMVKAEEKYIIENDSYGEGQILVWGEDDDDEVSALLRDSFKEIDKEKSEYDAGEKKENYEKQIQNLDGHERVFVDRGHVEDYMYDGQISYDARAEKFHKGNENSFSEHNSEKDTMSIVESVGHVVDDIGEHIVVAAREENTQTHVYDKDKHESEHSLLDENLDELLDDKKFMNRFNTKLNELEALCKDAIAEYVSAVAMYSDHPGTLKMKEKLSDIFKTQFNMFEHTTNILLTPARNKQPRSSKDVLELTPWTTQIVEELDEMGRSVSHEYVKLSDVLDVNNTKSEEFPSFSLNLTPTQDVLQEDKKIEAKASAVDKNPENMMLSRPCRIRRLAPAIKSPYVIRVKPIKAGGINSEENVLWEWLFSSRRSLNEKLFQWKRTGCSKEQLQTLMVGQWVEGNVIDTWTHILNEREKYRAATSPLRLFCTIDTTLGALTDNMTLLDRCVILADNMEVALERANMLHNRTYQETDFDMFLFPIHKNGHHYVISFNLKYPAMEIIDNIQSSEDIETRYGSLPYTLHELFVLWLKAYKGSKWELIEKLDPVMVEMAWQTNANSVDCGIFVMRHMESFMGQPWNGWRTGLDIESVKQRGQLEDLRKMYCHDILTNALNEKRDKVIKKAQEYLTSQKKKGMFNATRRWKNGGMKSSAGRKKK
- the LOC135152733 gene encoding protein FAR1-RELATED SEQUENCE 5-like produces the protein MEKFELQDNTWLNDMYSIRTEWIPAYFNDTPMSGLLRTTSRSESTNSFFQHFQNSGDTLTQFYSRYESAIEKQRYINSKNNTASELIPITHTPLKIEKDAAQLYTRSLYNFVREEILNAIHFTKIEEMSTVQGIKHLKVKDKLMKDCFFEVSVRLLDNNVDCSCKFFARTGFLCRHAFAALHNCEATLIPRQFVLQRWMRNADNIDNGLVPPELKNQCSKVHRIKAKFSEMWFDFQSCMNYVGFDEVKVDDMHGRVRKLKADVQGSEYELREQPLTNDVDRLYDINLRESVVVQNPNISRNKGTRKRLRSGKEIAINEKPDKRRTCSICNKKDGHNARSCPLSK